The following coding sequences lie in one Streptomyces albofaciens JCM 4342 genomic window:
- a CDS encoding MscL family protein: protein MRGNVIELAVAVVVGAAFTNIVNTVVKGVINPIVGALGSQNLDHYKACLTTCHTDAKTGDYTDGIYILWGSVLSAVLTFLITAAVVYFLMILPMNKWKARQEAKKPVDDAPPAPTEVELLTEIRDALVAQRNGSVSGSVSGSGHGGAGSVVTQKTQQ from the coding sequence ATGCGCGGCAATGTGATCGAGCTCGCCGTGGCGGTCGTGGTCGGAGCCGCGTTCACGAACATCGTGAACACCGTGGTCAAGGGCGTCATCAACCCGATCGTCGGCGCCCTGGGCTCGCAGAACCTCGACCACTACAAGGCCTGTCTGACCACCTGCCACACGGACGCCAAGACGGGCGACTACACCGACGGCATCTACATCCTGTGGGGATCGGTGCTCAGCGCGGTCCTGACGTTCCTGATCACCGCCGCGGTCGTGTACTTCCTCATGATCCTGCCGATGAACAAGTGGAAGGCCCGCCAGGAGGCCAAGAAGCCGGTGGACGACGCTCCGCCCGCCCCGACCGAGGTCGAGCTGCTGACGGAGATCCGCGACGCGCTCGTCGCGCAGCGCAACGGCTCGGTGAGCGGGTCGGTGAGCGGCTCGGGCCATGGTGGCGCCGGCTCGGTGGTCACACAGAAGACGCAGCAGTAA
- a CDS encoding AMP-binding protein, which translates to MLRRVISEHAETPRVPQEPPASPSPIALTWHGEPGRHEELTHTMLMGQAKRAAAALARLGVRAGDPVAVHLPLVPESVIVTLACGRLDAVRMTLPVYLTVPELAARTRESGAKVVITADAAFWDGAVRPVKPVLDRALRRGCPQVRSVLVVNRTSRPVSWTAGRDHWWHEALAAR; encoded by the coding sequence ATGTTGCGCCGTGTGATCTCCGAGCATGCAGAAACGCCCCGGGTACCGCAAGAGCCCCCGGCGTCCCCGTCCCCGATAGCCCTCACCTGGCACGGCGAGCCGGGACGTCACGAGGAGCTGACCCACACCATGCTCATGGGCCAGGCCAAGCGGGCCGCGGCGGCGCTGGCCAGGCTCGGGGTGCGGGCCGGTGACCCGGTGGCGGTGCATCTGCCGCTGGTGCCGGAGTCCGTGATCGTCACACTCGCCTGTGGACGGCTCGACGCCGTGCGCATGACGCTGCCGGTCTATCTGACCGTGCCGGAACTCGCCGCCCGCACCCGGGAGTCCGGCGCGAAGGTGGTCATCACGGCGGACGCCGCGTTCTGGGACGGGGCGGTACGGCCGGTCAAGCCCGTACTGGACCGCGCGCTGCGGCGCGGCTGCCCGCAGGTACGGTCCGTGCTGGTCGTGAACCGCACCAGCCGCCCGGTGTCCTGGACCGCGGGCCGCGACCACTGGTGGCACGAGGCCCTGGCCGCCCGCTGA